The genomic stretch TTGGCAATGGGTTTAGAGGCATCGTCCTGCCCTTTCTGGTCCTCTCTTGACCCAacactttctctcttttcttcttctgCAGGTGCTGTCACAGCAGCGGGCCTGCTGTCCACGTTCTCCTCTGCCCCCTCCTTAGATTTCGGTTCCTTTTCTTCAGTTTTTACTTCTTTCATTACTCCCTCTGCTTGTGTTTTTACCTCCAGGTCTTTTTGCGCCTCCTCCAGCTTATCCGTTGCTCTTTGTATCGTTTGCGAATCTTCTGGGTCGGCATTCGAAGGTTCTGCACGGGCCTCTGGTTCCGTTTCGTTCGCCTCTTGTGGAGCCGCACCCTGTCCTGCCTCGGCTTTCGTAGCGGCCGGCTGCAGGTCAGCGGTGGGGGTGCCAGTCTCTGTGGATCGCTCCCCACTGGTTTCCACGTCTTTCTCTGCTGGTTTGGACTTAGAGGCGTTTTCAGGCTCAGTTGCAGGTGGCGTCTCGTGCGTCACTTTTTCGTCCTCTGATTTTTGAGAGATTTTCTCTGTTGCCTTTTCGCTTGTTTCAAGTTCTTTAACTGGCAGTGGGTCAGGGTTGTTCGTCTGTTCTTTGGACTCTGTTACAGTCTCGGGCGTCAAAGCTTTTTCGTCTGTTAGCTCAGGTTGTTCCatgttctctccatctttctcttccGCTGTGTCTTGTTTCCGTTGTTCAGTAGGGGCCGTGTTCTCGTCACCGGTCGTATCTGTGTGCGGCACGTCTGTCTTCGTGTCGGCCTCCTGACATGCGGGGGCCGATTcagcatcctcttcctcatcctcttcctcttcagtgggtgtagatgtggctATTTGGTTTTGTGCTGGTTTAGTGTCTGTGTCAGTTTCATTAGAGGTGATGGAAACAGCAACAGACTCCTCTGGCGCCTTGTCCTCTTTACCTCCATCTTCCTCTACTTCTGGGCCACCTTCGTCATCCTCAGCAGGTGGTTCTTCAAACTCCTGTGCCTCAGAGGGAGTGTCACTCTGTGCTATCTCACCTACATCCTCTTCTTCACTTTTTTCCTTCTCTGGTTGTTCTCCCTCCACACCAGCGTCATCAGACCCTGCGTCTGATATCTCTACGTCTTCCCTGGTTGTCTCTGTAATGATCTCCTCAACAAACTTGTACTGTGGCTCTCCTTTGCGGGCCACACCCCCTTGCCTCGTGACAGGAGGGAGTGTGTAGACAGGCGACTGCCTATAAACATATGGTACTGAAATATGTGCATCAGAGAGGGTGGAATACCTTGACTCTTCACCTTCCAAAAGTTTTctgcaggggaaaaaaaaataaaaattgtaattaaaaaataattggCCTTTCAAATATATTTCAAGTGCTCCTTATATATTCAGTTAGACACCAGATTTGATTGAAACTTCTACCTGTATGAATAGATTTCAGCATCCAAGGCCATTTTCACATTTAGCAGGTCGTGGTATTCCTGCACGTGGCAGCTCATGTCATATTTGGCATTTTTCAACTCGTGTTCCAGTTCTCTGATCGCATCCTGCCAGTAAACACCCAGGAGACACATTAAGACCTATGAAGCACTTACTTATTTTTCCTTGAGCATATAAACGGATTACTTGGTCTAGGTTATTAAGAGTAACCTCTCTGCAAATTGTACAATAGCAAATTGTAGTCCTACTATTTGGTATTTCTGTCACTTTTGGAAGTTCTAAAGTTCTGTAGTTCTACAGTTCTAAGTTCTAAGTTCTAAAGTTCTACAGTTCTAAAATTCTACAGTTATGTAGTTCTACAGTTCTAAGTTCTAAAGTTCTAAGTTCTAACGCGGCGGATGTAGTCACTCACCTGATAGTGGTGGATTTCAGCGTTGTGGCGCTGCTCGATGTCATACAGCTGCTTTTCCAGCGCCTCTCTGTTTCCTTTCACAGAGTCGAGCTCCATGTTCTTGGACTGTAGCTGCCGCCTGTACTCTGTCATTTCCGCTTTAGTGGCTATCAGTGCTTCTCTGTTCACTTCGGCGTTTTTGGTCAGTTTTGCTACCTGTGTGCGGAAGCGTTCGTCCGCGTATCGAATATCACAGACCGCGTGACCTTCGAGTTGCGTCCTGATGTCTCTCAGCGCTGCGGTGATATCGCCCCTACCGAACCCACTAACTTCTATGACCTGTCTCTCCTGGATTTGGGCCATAATTTCTGCCACTTCAATCTCGTGGTTCTTCTTTAGGAACGTAATCTCATCTTCGAGGGCTTTTGCTTTCCTGTCCATCTCTTGTTTCGCCAGATATGCGTCACTGATGTATTTCTTCAGTACTGCGATGCTTTCTTCAGTTCCGACTCGGCCACGCGCCTCTTGCTCGTATTTCTCCCTCAAAGTGTTAAACTCATCCTCCAAATTCTGCTGACTTATCTCGATCTGACGTTTTTGCATGGACATTTCTAGCAGCTGGCCCCTCAATTCTATCAGCTCTGGTTCGTACAGCTTGGACAGAGAGGCGGACGATTTTGTTTTTGATTTAATGTCCTTTATCTCCTTCTCTAGCGCTCTGTTCTGGTTCTCTAGATGATGAACCTTCTCGATAAATCCAGCGAAACGGTCGTTCAGGCCGTGGAGTAATTCTTTCTCGTTCATTTTTCTTAAAGGCATCTCACCCGAGAACTGATACGAGAAGTCGTAGATGTCGAACGGTTTCGCGCCTGACCCAAATTCGGTTCTTACGGTTCCGTTTCCTCTGCTCATCGCGGTCGCTAAACACGGGCTGAAGCTGGCCCTTGAGATCGCCGGGGGTGCTGTGCGCGTTTGGTGCCGATCTTCACGTCTCGTGTCGGACTTCAGCAAGCGCTCCATGGTGAGCCCGTCGtgctgtgctgtagtgtgtggggGGTTTATATACCGCGCTGCGTGCTGGCGCGGCACTACGGAGCTGTCCATGGTGCGCAGGATCAGCTGTCTCGCGCCACGCGCACCTGCTGAACCATCCTCACGCGAATGCGACGTCATAAGAATCTCCCCCGTGCGCAGCTTTACAGTTCCGAAGTAAGGTTAATGAGAAAACTATACTAAATATACATATTTATTGCTGATTTAACAAAGGCcgaataaaaaatgtaattatattTAATAATGATAGAATGCTAAGCCATCGCCTCATTGCTTACTATAACAATAAActgggctagggttagggttagggtgtcgCCTATTGTAGTGGGGACAGGAACCTTCAAATCGACATACAATATTGTTCATTTTTGCCCATGTCCCTTTAGACTTCATAATGCACATTTTGacaaaataattattttgtATGCGTTTGTGCGGCAAAAAGAAAGAGATGAAATCTGCACTTTCAGTCAAGCTGAACAATCAGAGTGAAAATCTGGAATCAATCCAAAAACAGCCCAAATAATAGTCATTTGAAACTCTTCGGCTGCACCCGTAAGGTCTTGATATAACATATTTATTTGTTGTAGAAATTGAGTCAGTACAAAATTTAGTGATGCTAAAACATCTTAAAGTAAATGATATCAAGCATATCAAACAGTTAACTTCACGTTTAAAAATGCAAATTGCTATGTCTGTGCTTCATGTAGGCTACTGTATGCTATGTTAAACTATATATTAATGTTTTTTCTATATGTATAGCTATTTCAAAGATGTAAGCATTCTGGTACATGAATAAGTTTTATGAATATTTTATGCTGATATTTCTGATGCACTGTTAAGAATAATTCTCAGTtgtcattattattaaaatatcatTGTGATTCTTTCTGAGATCAAAGGTAGTCTTTCCCAAAAGAATTAATAAACGCTTGAATCTGATACACATCTTTTCTGTTATAGCGAAGGATTTTGTAGAGTctgtttttgcacattttccATTCAGTGGACACATTTTGCAGTGTCATGCCCTCTTTGTAATGGTTGACAGCGGTAGCCTCTGAGCCCAAGCGGTACAAATTGAAGTCCCCGTACATTCGATGCCAGGCCTGAAGGTCAGCTGGCTGCAGACTTGCAAGCTCATACAACTCCTTGAACTTTTGTTTGGCTTTACTGTAGTCCTTAACTTCGGCGTACCTGAGTGCCAACTCGATCTGTGGGTAGAGGAAGCTGGGATTGAGGCGGGCGCCCTCTTCTGAATGGTGGATGCAGAGTCTCAGGATGTCCGGGTTGTGTATGTCTCCCGATTGCCAAGCTTTCCAGCGGTAATTGTTGGCGATCTCGTGGTGTACGCGGGACGAGTCTGGGGCTTTCTCTAGCGTTTTGTGCAGTACTTCTAACGCCATGTCGTAGCACTGCTCTTTCTTCATGAACTTAGCTGCATGCAAACTCACAGTTAGATCGTACGGAGCCATGCACAACGCCTTCCTCATGTGACACCAGGCCTCTGCGTTCCTCCGGTTCTTGTGGCACTTCAGGCCCAGGTAGACGTGGATCATGGCGTTGTCTGGGTCCAGTGTCAGGGCCCTCTTCAGCTGGGTCACCGCAGGAGAGCGCTCAAAAGGTGTGCGTTTGTCCTCCCTGACCTCCAGACCTTCCAGATGGAAAAGGGAGAAGGCGTAGCCGGTGTTCCACTCCTTGTCCTCTGGTTCGTTCTGTAGGGCCTTGTGAAAGCTCTCCTTAGCTCTGCTGTAGGACTTTTTGGAGAATCTCAGGAAAGACCATGCTCTTTCACTCTGGACCTCACGGAGCAACTTAGCAGGTGCTCTAGATATTTCTCCCACTCCAGATATTTCTGCCACTTTCTCCACATAAACTTTGGCCATAACATCATTAGCCATATGATGGTGCAGCCAGGCTAGATTTCCATATGTAACGACACATTGAAAATTATCATCACATGCTTTCTTTGCTTTTTCCAAATATGCAAGTGCCATGTCATTAAAGCCCTTCAAATGTTTAATGTAGGCCACAAAATTTAAGATCCTCTGTCTGAGATTCCCTCTGTCTGTAGACTGGACTGAAAGACTCTCTGTGAACTTGATC from Brachyhypopomus gauderio isolate BG-103 chromosome 15, BGAUD_0.2, whole genome shotgun sequence encodes the following:
- the LOC143476918 gene encoding uncharacterized protein LOC143476918, giving the protein MDSSVVPRQHAARYINPPHTTAQHDGLTMERLLKSDTRREDRHQTRTAPPAISRASFSPCLATAMSRGNGTVRTEFGSGAKPFDIYDFSYQFSGEMPLRKMNEKELLHGLNDRFAGFIEKVHHLENQNRALEKEIKDIKSKTKSSASLSKLYEPELIELRGQLLEMSMQKRQIEISQQNLEDEFNTLREKYEQEARGRVGTEESIAVLKKYISDAYLAKQEMDRKAKALEDEITFLKKNHEIEVAEIMAQIQERQVIEVSGFGRGDITAALRDIRTQLEGHAVCDIRYADERFRTQVAKLTKNAEVNREALIATKAEMTEYRRQLQSKNMELDSVKGNREALEKQLYDIEQRHNAEIHHYQDAIRELEHELKNAKYDMSCHVQEYHDLLNVKMALDAEIYSYRKLLEGEESRYSTLSDAHISVPYVYRQSPVYTLPPVTRQGGVARKGEPQYKFVEEIITETTREDVEISDAGSDDAGVEGEQPEKEKSEEEDVGEIAQSDTPSEAQEFEEPPAEDDEGGPEVEEDGGKEDKAPEESVAVSITSNETDTDTKPAQNQIATSTPTEEEEDEEEDAESAPACQEADTKTDVPHTDTTGDENTAPTEQRKQDTAEEKDGENMEQPELTDEKALTPETVTESKEQTNNPDPLPVKELETSEKATEKISQKSEDEKVTHETPPATEPENASKSKPAEKDVETSGERSTETGTPTADLQPAATKAEAGQGAAPQEANETEPEARAEPSNADPEDSQTIQRATDKLEEAQKDLEVKTQAEGVMKEVKTEEKEPKSKEGAEENVDSRPAAVTAPAEEEKRESVGSREDQKGQDDASKPIAKEKVKISEGKQSSTKSTTDIAQEDKEEGAKAEKVPDQMTKEDESNVAGAETRSEQPSHRHTGDKGVKVVEKESVKLPENQTDVEKEPSKAVETKTKSSEDTGNEQTKESQPDTSDETKEADITKTRDEEKLIKTSEDGQTDVEKEPSKAVETKTKSSEDTGKKQTKDCQPDTSDETKEADITKTRDEEKLIKTSEDGHTDVEKEPSKAVETKTKSSEDTSKKQTKESQPDTSNETKEADITKTRDEEKLIKTSEDGQTDVEKEPSKAVETKTKSSEDTGKKQTKDCQPDTSDETKEADITKTRDEEKLIKTSEDGHTDVEKEPSKAVETKTKSSEDTSKKQTKESQPDTSNETKEADITKTRDEEKLIKTSEDGQTDVEKEPSKAVETKTKSSEDTGKKQTKESQPDTSDETKEADITKTRDEEKLIKTSEDGHTDVEKEPSKAVETKTKSSEDTGKKQTKESQPDTSDETKEADITKTRDQEKLIKTSEDGHTDVEKEPSKAVETKTKSSEDTGKKQTKESQPDTSDETKEADITKTRDQEKLIKTSEDGHTDVEKEPSKAVETKTKSSEDTGKEQTKESQPDTSDETKEADITKTRDQEKVIKTPEDGQHEQTALKEQRQDDTKTDKDSLEAKDMKTEKSDKTSGIHIEGPKVQSKNPEGPIMDSSLPKDSKTFDESIESAPKQSSEKQDEDQKVLPNKQDDSEQK
- the ifit8 gene encoding interferon-induced protein with tetratricopeptide repeats 8; its protein translation is MLEELKKLDCHFTWDLQKEDADLNFLEIKFTESLSVQSTDRGNLRQRILNFVAYIKHLKGFNDMALAYLEKAKKACDDNFQCVVTYGNLAWLHHHMANDVMAKVYVEKVAEISGVGEISRAPAKLLREVQSERAWSFLRFSKKSYSRAKESFHKALQNEPEDKEWNTGYAFSLFHLEGLEVREDKRTPFERSPAVTQLKRALTLDPDNAMIHVYLGLKCHKNRRNAEAWCHMRKALCMAPYDLTVSLHAAKFMKKEQCYDMALEVLHKTLEKAPDSSRVHHEIANNYRWKAWQSGDIHNPDILRLCIHHSEEGARLNPSFLYPQIELALRYAEVKDYSKAKQKFKELYELASLQPADLQAWHRMYGDFNLYRLGSEATAVNHYKEGMTLQNVSTEWKMCKNRLYKILRYNRKDVYQIQAFINSFGKDYL